DNA sequence from the Ovis canadensis isolate MfBH-ARS-UI-01 breed Bighorn chromosome 2, ARS-UI_OviCan_v2, whole genome shotgun sequence genome:
agaaaaggcagaggaaccagagatcaaattgccaacatctgctggatcatggataaagcaaaggagttccagaaaaacatctatttctgttttattgactatgtcaaagcctttgactgtgtggatcacaataaactgtggaaaattctgagagagatgggaataccagaccaccttacctgcctcttgagaaatctgtatgcaggtcaggaagcaacagttagaactggacatggaacaacagactggttccaaataggaaaaggagtgcatcaaggctgtatattgtcaccctgcttatttaacttatatgcagagttcatcatgagaaacgctggggtggaagaagcacaagctggaatcaagattgctgggagaaatgtcaataacctcagatatcagatatcacccttatggcagaaagcaaagaagaactaaaaagcctcttgatgtaagtgaaagaggagagtaaaaaagttggcttaaaactcaacattcagaaaacaaagatcatggcatctggtcccatcacaaatagatggggaaacagtgagagacttaattttcttgggctccaaaatcactgcagatggtgattgccgtcATACAATTAAaaaaggcttgctccttggaagaaaagttatgaccaatctagatagcatattaaaaagcagagacattactttgacaaccaaggtctgtctagtcaaggctatggtttttccaatagtcatgtatggatgtaagagttggactataaagaaagctgagcgtcgaagaattgatgctcttgaactgtggtgttggagaagactcttgagagtcccttggactgcaaagagatccaatcagtccctcctaaaggaaatcagtcctgaacatttattggaaggacttaggctgaagctgaaactccaatactttggccatctgatgcgaagaactgattcattggaaatgaccttgatgctgggaaagattgaagtcaggaggagaaggggatgaccaaggatgagatggttggatggcatcaccaatacaatggacatgagtttgagtaagctccaggagttggtgatagacaggcaagcctggcatgctgcagtccatggggtcacaaagagttggacatgactgagtgactgaactgactgaaaccacTTAAAAATGGGACTGGCATGTGGTCAGCTATTGTTATTAggcgtgtgtgtatgctcagttgctcctctgtccatatgagttttccaggcaagaatactggagtgggttgctatttcctactataggagatcttcttgacccagggatagaacccaggtttttgcaattggcaggcagatattttaccactgtgccacctgggaagcccattattaggTTCAGTGGATGTCTTATACTTgggcctgttcagttcagttcagttcagtcgctcagtcatgtctgactctttgtgaccccatgaattgcagcacgccaggcctccctgtccatcaccaactcctggagttcacccaaactcatgtccatcgagtcagtgatgccatccagccatctcatcctctgttgtccccttctcctcctgcccccaatccctcccagcatcagagtcttttccaatgagtcaactcttctcatgaggtggccaaagtattggagtttcagcttcagcatcagtccttccaatgaacacccagggctgatctccttcagaatggactggttggatctcctcgcagtccaagggactctcaagagtcttctccaacaccacagttcaaaagcatcaattctttggcgctcagccttcttcacagtccaactctcacatccatacatgaccacaggaaaaaccatagccttgactagacggacctttgttgggaaagtaatgtctctgcgtttcaatatgctgtctaggttggtcataactttccttccaaggagtaagcgtcttttaattttatggctgcaatcaccatctgcagtgattttggagccccccaaaataaagtctgacattgtttctactgtttccccatctatttcccatgaagtgatgggaccagatgccatgatctttgttttctgaatgttgagctttaagccaactttttcactcgcctctttcactttcatcaagaggctttttagttcctcttcactttctgccataagggtggtgtcatctgcatatctgaggttattgatatttctcccggcaatcttgattccagcttgtgcttcttccagcccagagtttctcatgatgtacttgggCCTGTAGTCATGTATTAATCAACTGATTTTGAATTGGATGTAGGAATTACTTATTGGAGATTGGAGGGCAGAAAGGAGAGTAGGAAAGCATACTGCCACAATGCCCCTTTAAGAAAGCACGTCTGAGATTTTGCCAGTAAATTGGTTATAATCTGGCCCCTTTTTGTTACCCAGAGCCCAGTTAACCATCCTTACACACAAATTGGAGGTCTCATCCTTttagccatttgtgtatctttttaaTTGCACACATGAGGTGAGGGTCATGGTAAGTTGACCTGAGGGGGTTTATTAATCTTCAGTTCTATGCAGCAAGACAATACATTGTGACAGAAGGCGACCCATTTCCATCCCAGTTTACAGCCAAAGTAACAGTTGCCACCACGTCGAGTGCAAGTACGGACTGTCGCTCCATCATTTCTAAACACACTGTtccctgaaggagaaaaacacatacacataaaagaaaaatcagtcttCAGAAGCCTGGGGGAAATCTTAGGGCTGTCCTCTCCTTTCTGGTGAATTGCTTCTCAGTTTGGGGTTTTCCTTCTACACTCCGACCTCTCATCTGCTGTTACATTTTGGCGAGGGCCACTGAGTCCAGCGCTAATCAGAGGAAGCTGAGGGAAACAGGATTGTAAATATCTGGATAGTGATCTATGCATGTGGTGAAAAGGGCTCCCCTCTCTTAAGCTGCGGCAGACTTTCAGGAGGTAGCAACAGATGATCAGGGCAGGGGCTGAATAACACGCAACCACCTCTTGCCTCTAGCCCCTCTGCTCACTGATACCGTGGTCTCCCTGCTGGGCTTATACCAATGGGGCATTTCAAGTGCCTCAATCCTCAGAAGACCCTCAATTTTCATGACCCACACCCATCCTTACTTACCTGAAGGCAATGAGATCACCAGGAGGAAGAGTAACCCAGAGAGACGGAGTCTCATAGTTGATGAGGACACAGAGCTACAGCCTCCTGGGGGTGGCTATCTGGGAGGCTCCTTTATAGTGCTGGGCAAGGCTGGGTGGGGCTGGACACTGGCCTCATTCTATCTGGAGGGATACCCAGGGGAGACAGGCTTTCTCAGGATTACAGGAAAAGGAATCCCTGGGCCATTCTGTGAGGCTTCCTCTTCTACAAATCATGGGAGAGGAAAGGACTCAGTCCAGGTAGAAGAAAGGGAGAGACCAGGCACCACCATGCTCAGGACTGAGCACTATGCCTGTGTCACTTCAAATGGACACTGATGGGAAAATGGCAGGGAAACGTCTGCCTGTTCCTCCCATTCTTTGCCGTCCCACTGAAAACACGGGAGCCCAGAGAGGCGATGTGATAAAACAGGCTTAACTGAAGGCCGGAAAGGGTGTCAGCAAGAGTTTACAGTGTTCCAAGAAGCAAAGGATCTCAGGGTGTCAGCTGTTGGCCTGACCAAGAGTTAGGTAGGTGTTCAGACATAGTGAAGAAGGGAAAGCTTATTTGCCTATTGGAGGCTCGCGCTGCAGGGAATCTCATCCCCCCAGAACAGTTCACTGAGCCACTTTGTTTTCTAGATGGCTGATGTAGAAAGTCAGCTGGATTTGGGGAACCAGCTCTGGGGAAGGTTCTGTTTTTGCAGTGGGTGAGTTCGAATTCTCTCCTGGCCCCTGAGAGCAGGAAGAGCTGGTTCAGGGTTGGCTGCCCTCTGTTAGGAGTAGAGCAGAACAATGCTTCCCTGGAGCTAGAGGGCCGCGGTTCCCGGGAAGGGTCATTAGGTCTGCCTCCCTGGAGGGATGGTGGGAAAGAAGAAGGCATGAACTTAGGCTTTATTCTTGCCCCTGAGCCAGGCTTGTACCCGAATGATCCAAGACTGTAGG
Encoded proteins:
- the DEFB136 gene encoding defensin beta 136 — protein: MRLRLSGLLFLLVISLPSGNSVFRNDGATVRTCTRRGGNCYFGCKLGWKWVAFCHNVLSCCIELKINKPPQVNLP